The nucleotide sequence GGTCGGAAACCAACGGATCTTTCGCCAGTCGCAATTGCCGTTTTCCGACGTCAGCATTGTCGGCCACGGTGACCTTCACACGAATCTGCTCGTCCAGTTGCTCATTCGGTTGCCGACGTGGATCACGACGACGTTGACGATACAGTTCCATCTGTTCCAACTGTTCGTCGGTGAAACCAGCTTCTTTGATCACCTCTTCTTCTGGCGGCTTGCCATTCAATCCTTTCGCTTCTCGCTGCTTGGTCAGTCGATCGCGAATGGTGTCCAAGGTCCGACGCAGACTATTGAACTGGCCATCGGTCAAAGGCTGATAGTAGCTGACGACCTCCACCGTGACGCCCTCACCGGTGATGGCAGCGGATTCAATCGACTTCAGGTACTGACCACCGACGACAACCTCGCAAGTCTGGCCTTGCTGGCACCCGGCCGGGAAAACGTAAGCCAAATGGGGTTTCTTGGGGACCGGCTGCGCCGTCGCCGATGGCATCCAGAGGGCGGCCAAAGCCAGTCCAAATCCACGAGGAATGCTATACAAGTTCATCAAGCCGGCCTCCCGAATCCAATCCTTCGTCTTGTCCCGGAGTGATGCGAACCGGGTACCCCAGGGGATGCGGCAGTGTTGCCTCTGGATCGATCCCCAGCAATTCATACATCGTTCCGATCAGATCTGTCGGATACACCGGACGATCGGCAACGGTTTCGCCCTTGGCATCAGACTGCCCTAGAACCTGGCCGCCCACAAATCCGCCTCCAGCAACCAGCGTGGAAAAAACGGCGCCGAAATGGTGCCGCCCGCCGTTCCACGGTGATTCCATCGCAACCTTGGGTGTCCTGCCGAACTCTCCGATGCACCACACAATGGTGCTATCCAACATGCCGCGTTGATCCAAGTCGCTGATCAGTGCGGACAAGCCGCGGTCCAGATCGGGAAGCTTTCGCCGCATCACACCGAAGTGGTCTTTATGGGTATCCCATCCACCGTCATTGATGGTGACAAACTTGGATCCATTCTCCACTAAACGTCGGGCGGCCAGACACGATTGACCGAATCGTGTGCGACCATAACGTTGTCGTATGTCATCCGATTCTTGGTTCAGATCAAACACCTTGCCCGTGTCACCAAGAATCATGTCATAGGCCTGATCGCGTGATTCGGCTGCCGACGCCAGCGTGGTTGAATGCTGAATTCGATCTGGCAACGAATTCAACTGGCTCAGCAATTCACGACGTTGCAATTGGCGATTTTCGTTCAAGTCCGGCGCAACGATACCTTCGACGGCGAATCGCTGTGCATTCGGATCACCGCCGGTTGCGAAAGGCTTGTATTTGATCCCCAGGAACCCCGCTTCGGAGAAACGACCCTGGGGACGGGTCAGCACGACGTAGGGAGGTATCAGGCTAGATGATCCGCCATCGGTCTTTTGATCGGTCATGGCGTTGACCACCGCACCCGCAGCCGGATGCACGATTCGCCCCGGCATGCGACCGGTTTGCGTTAGATAGGATGCTGTTTCATGACCGTTTTGGCCATGTGTCATGCTGCGGATCAGCGAATACTTGTCGGCAATCTTTGCCAGCTCGGGCAACGACTGTCCGATCTGAATCCCTGGCACGTTGGTTTCGCAAATGTCACTTAGCGGTCCCGTGTATTCGGAACCCAAATCCGGCTTTGGATCAAAGGTGTCCGTGTGGGACGGCCCACCCGCAAGCCAAACCTGTATGACCGCCTTGGCTTTGGCATTTTCCTGCAGCACACCACCGCTGGCAGCTGCCGCATAAAGCCTGGACGCCAACATGAATCCTGCAGAACTCAAAACCCCCGAATGCAACATCTGCCGACGTGTCAGCCCCATATCCAAACCGTAGCGATGATCATATCGATTCATGGCAAGTCTTTCATTTCATTTTCGATCGGTTGTTTTCTGTCCCAACGACTTCACAGTTCTGGCGTCCAGTGGATTCCACATACTTAGTGTCGAAATAGAAATTCATCACAGTTAACCAATGCCCAGATCAAATCACGGCCACTGGTGGGGGAACTGCACAAGGGTTCCCCAAGCATGACCTCATCGTTGCTGGGGCGTCGCGACAGCACTGTCATGTAAATCTGATTCAAACGCTGCGGCGCGGGCGTTTTTCCTTTGTACAACTTTGCTGCCGCAGGCCCTTTCTTCAATTTGTCACGGATGTGATTCGAATTCAGCAGGTGCAAAGTCTGCGCGGCCGTTAAGCGATTATTTCGCTCCGACGCCATCCCCGTGTCACGTGCGGGCCTTCCGAACATCTCCAGAAAGCTGCTAGAGATGCTGCCATCCGGCAGGCTGATGGCCCGTTGATCAGTGGGCAGAAACGTATACGGTTCCGGAATGATACTCATGTAGGTTTCGGTAGTTCCGGTGATTTGACAGATGGCATCAATCAAAACCTCGGCATCCATTCGACGCGGAATGTAACAAGCGAACCAATGTTCGGCCTGCTGGCTATCGCCTTTGGGAATACAAGATTGCCCGTAAGTCGAACTGTTCAAAATCAAGCGATACAAATGCTTGATGTCATACCCAGAATCGATCAATTCTTTGGCAAGCCAATCCAGCAACTCGGGATGGCTGGGTGGATGATCGGAAGCGAAGTGATCCACCGGTTCCACGATCCCACGTCCCATCAGGTGTGCCCAAAGTCGATTCGCGATCCCTTTTGCAAATGCGGAGTTTCGTGGATCCGTTAGCCAGTCTGCGAACACCGACCGCGGATCGACATCGGGCGGAATCGTCACCGATTTTCCATCCGGGAAGATCGCCTTCAGATCCTGCGGCGGCTCACCATCGGCTTGATGCAGATCGAAATAAACAATTTCCTCTTTCCATTCACCCGTCGGTTTGTATCCGACCTTGGAGAAGAACTGAATGAATCCTTCTCGCTTTGCCTGCGGCCATTCATCAAGGCGTTCACATAAGAACGTTAACGCGACCACCGTGGCGATGTCGCCGGGTTCATTCCCCTGCAGTGCGCGATAGAAATTGGCCGGCGGTGACCGAAAATTGCTGCCCGATGCGACCAACAACTCTTTCGCGAAGCGGTCCATCGGCTGGTTGGTTTCGATCGAACGATGAATCCAATGGTGGTAAGCCTGTGCCGCATTGGGCCACAGGTTGATGGGAAACTCTGCCTTCACTCGTAAGCGATCACACCAACGCATCGTCGCGTAGTCCACATATTCAGGACGTCGCAAGACCGCATCGACAAGCTTGGAACGTTTCTCGGGATCGGGATCGCTCAGAAATGTACGAACCTCAGACAAAGTCGGCAGAGTGCCCAACACATCCAAATAGACTCGCCGCAGATACGTCGCGTCGTCGCACCGGTTTGCCGGTTGAATCCCTTGCTGTTGCAAAGACGCGAGAATCATTCGGTCGATCGGATTAACGATTTCAAACCGTGCTGCCGGCCCGGCATTCTTGGATTCGACGCCGGCAACTTTGGCCTCGTTCTTCTCCGACGTGTTGCCATCAAACAACGTCTTCGGCAAGGATCGTCCCAATGACTTCTGGTTGCTTCGATCGACTTTGCCACCGCCCTTGGTGACTTCGCTTAGAAACCCAGCGGGCACCATCGCGTTTCCAACCGGCCCCCCTGGATTCGGACCGTTGAATTGATCTTCCGGGTTCACTGGTGCCGCCACATCAAGCGGACTTCGCTGCAGCCAGACAACCAGCAACACTAGAGCCAACGAAAACGCGATCGTCGAATACATCCAATGACTGACAGCGCGAGCCCATCGTCCGGGCCGACGCTTACGTCTTGGTTTCGTTCGAATTTGAAACGGGCTGATGTCGGTCGACACGATCGATTCGGTACTCATGACATTCCCATTGCCTTTTCAATTCAGGGGCAACCACGCAAAGCGTCAAACGATGATGTTTGCATGAAAGCCTGCGTTGGATTCAGTGTTGGCCAGGATCGGGCTGGCGTTTGGTGAAGGCCACGCCTTCGATTTCCACCAACAGTTCAGGACGACACACATCGGCAATCGCATAGATGGCCGGAACATTGCCAAATCGCCGCCGACAAACCGCTTCACACACGGGTTGGTCTTCGGGGTTCTTGACGTACACACGCAGCTTGGCGATATCCGCAAGCTGTGGATGAACGCCTTCGAAACCATGCCGTTTCAAGTTGTCCGGACTGATCAGACGCTGGATGTTGTCGATGGTCTGTTCGGTCTGTTTTTCAGCGTCACCAAGATGAACGCTTTCCGCTTCCAGGATGCTGGCCGTTCCCGAAACCCATGTCGTGACGTAATCATCAATCGACATCGCCATGGCCCGGGCAAACTTGGGGCTCTTCAACGAAAAGCGTTGGTCATAATCGAATGCCGATGTCTGACTGGGGTTTTCCAACGGACGAATCACGATGTCATCGCGATCGGTCTGCAAACCCAACGCAGAAACGGTCAACCCGCCACCGGTCATTCCGATTCCCGTGCTAGCGGGATAGATGACTTGGCCGGCTTCACCAATTTTCATGAAACCGGCGGCGTTCTGCTGATCGAAGAAGTCAGTTCTTGCGCGATTGAGTTCGCGATACCGTTCGGTGCCGGATTCCAATTCCACGATCTGGTCCTGATACAACCAAACCCGCGGCACATCGGCCATGGTGGCACCAATGCGATCCAGACGTCCGGCAAGATCAGCAAAGACAAACTCGGCTTCGGCGTAGGCCGATTCGTGGAAGTGTTCCGGAGCGACGATTCCGCCTACGTGAATCCACCGCATGTCGTTGTACTGGACCGTGACGATGTCGGTCGTTGGAAAATCGACTTCGACGTTCTTGCCACCCAGCGCCCACGCTTCGATCGCCAGTGCCTGGCCGCCCGCCGGAGGCTGGACGATGAAGGTCGTCGCGGGCATGGTGTCCATGAAATAGGATTCCAACAGCCGACGAATGGCCGGTATCAAGTCGGCCGATTTGACGAATATCGTTTGCATCGAAACCGTCATCGCGACCGGTTGTTGCAGCATGATCGCGCGGATCGTCGACACCGCCTCCCATGCTTGATCGATCGGTGTTCCCACACATTGCGGTGTCACCATCAAGGCGATTCGACGAACGTCCTGTAGATCAATGACCGTGTGTTGCTGCCGACTTAACAAACATGGCGGTGTCGTTGCTTCGACTGATTCGCGACTGGTTTCAGGTCGAGACACGCAACCCATCGTGCAATCACCCAGCACCTGCCGACTGGGCATCAAACGATCACACGTGATCGATGCATTCGCGCCAGTCCATTGGTTGTTGAACGCCGAGTTCTGGATCGCGCCGGCGGGGCGGCCATTGGTTTGAATTCGTTTCATCGGACTGATTCCGTCAAGGGACACACTGGGCGGGAGGAAGGTGTGTGGTTCGTGGTCCCGGTGAGACTGTTAGGCGAAACACGACGCCACTGCGATCGCATTGCGTCTTGTTCCAACCGCATTCGAACTCAACTTCGACCGTAGTTACAACGCCAAGACGCGACAATGGTCACCACAATGCAACTGCAGGGGCTTTTTGCCGCACCCGAATTCCGTGGTCTCCCAAACGTTTCCACCAAGTCCGTTTTGAATCGTCCCTGGGCCTGCTCGAACAACGAACGACTGACGCAGGCCAATCGCTACGGCCCATGCCTGTGGTAGCGATCCTTCGTTTTGTGCGGATTGATCGACGACGGATTGGCGGGCGGCCGTGCAGTTCAGCTGCAAGTCCATCGTCACTCGAAAGTCTGACCTAAGTTTCGTCGGTGAACGCGCACCCACCGCGGCACCCACGAAACAACTTAGGCCGGATTTTTCTGTTCACTTTGCCATCGGTGTCGGGGGCGACGCGTGTCGGGACCACGAACACAAATCAAGACACAACGTCACCGGTTCGTGCCGAGATTAGAACGTTTGGAATCGCGACTGCCCCGTGCAGGCGATGTCGGCTGGGATTCCGAAATTGAATCGACCGATGCGTCGGT is from Crateriforma conspicua and encodes:
- a CDS encoding DUF1501 domain-containing protein, encoding MNRYDHRYGLDMGLTRRQMLHSGVLSSAGFMLASRLYAAAASGGVLQENAKAKAVIQVWLAGGPSHTDTFDPKPDLGSEYTGPLSDICETNVPGIQIGQSLPELAKIADKYSLIRSMTHGQNGHETASYLTQTGRMPGRIVHPAAGAVVNAMTDQKTDGGSSSLIPPYVVLTRPQGRFSEAGFLGIKYKPFATGGDPNAQRFAVEGIVAPDLNENRQLQRRELLSQLNSLPDRIQHSTTLASAAESRDQAYDMILGDTGKVFDLNQESDDIRQRYGRTRFGQSCLAARRLVENGSKFVTINDGGWDTHKDHFGVMRRKLPDLDRGLSALISDLDQRGMLDSTIVWCIGEFGRTPKVAMESPWNGGRHHFGAVFSTLVAGGGFVGGQVLGQSDAKGETVADRPVYPTDLIGTMYELLGIDPEATLPHPLGYPVRITPGQDEGLDSGGRLDELV
- a CDS encoding DUF1553 domain-containing protein, whose protein sequence is MSTESIVSTDISPFQIRTKPRRKRRPGRWARAVSHWMYSTIAFSLALVLLVVWLQRSPLDVAAPVNPEDQFNGPNPGGPVGNAMVPAGFLSEVTKGGGKVDRSNQKSLGRSLPKTLFDGNTSEKNEAKVAGVESKNAGPAARFEIVNPIDRMILASLQQQGIQPANRCDDATYLRRVYLDVLGTLPTLSEVRTFLSDPDPEKRSKLVDAVLRRPEYVDYATMRWCDRLRVKAEFPINLWPNAAQAYHHWIHRSIETNQPMDRFAKELLVASGSNFRSPPANFYRALQGNEPGDIATVVALTFLCERLDEWPQAKREGFIQFFSKVGYKPTGEWKEEIVYFDLHQADGEPPQDLKAIFPDGKSVTIPPDVDPRSVFADWLTDPRNSAFAKGIANRLWAHLMGRGIVEPVDHFASDHPPSHPELLDWLAKELIDSGYDIKHLYRLILNSSTYGQSCIPKGDSQQAEHWFACYIPRRMDAEVLIDAICQITGTTETYMSIIPEPYTFLPTDQRAISLPDGSISSSFLEMFGRPARDTGMASERNNRLTAAQTLHLLNSNHIRDKLKKGPAAAKLYKGKTPAPQRLNQIYMTVLSRRPSNDEVMLGEPLCSSPTSGRDLIWALVNCDEFLFRH
- a CDS encoding chorismate transformation enzyme, FkbO/Hyg5 family; translation: MKRIQTNGRPAGAIQNSAFNNQWTGANASITCDRLMPSRQVLGDCTMGCVSRPETSRESVEATTPPCLLSRQQHTVIDLQDVRRIALMVTPQCVGTPIDQAWEAVSTIRAIMLQQPVAMTVSMQTIFVKSADLIPAIRRLLESYFMDTMPATTFIVQPPAGGQALAIEAWALGGKNVEVDFPTTDIVTVQYNDMRWIHVGGIVAPEHFHESAYAEAEFVFADLAGRLDRIGATMADVPRVWLYQDQIVELESGTERYRELNRARTDFFDQQNAAGFMKIGEAGQVIYPASTGIGMTGGGLTVSALGLQTDRDDIVIRPLENPSQTSAFDYDQRFSLKSPKFARAMAMSIDDYVTTWVSGTASILEAESVHLGDAEKQTEQTIDNIQRLISPDNLKRHGFEGVHPQLADIAKLRVYVKNPEDQPVCEAVCRRRFGNVPAIYAIADVCRPELLVEIEGVAFTKRQPDPGQH